The Gimibacter soli genome includes a region encoding these proteins:
- a CDS encoding TlyA family RNA methyltransferase, with product MAKERADVALVNRGLVESRARAQALIMAGVVFSGEVKIQKAGQPIAEDQPLEVRGRDHEWVSRGGLKLEKGLSHFGVDPTGWTVIDVGSSTGGFTDVALSKGAAKVYAVDVGRGQLAWKLRTDDRVVVMEQTNARYLTDEHIPEPVDMVVCDASFISLKTVLPAALGFVREGGALIALIKPQFEVGKDNVGKGGVVRDPALHQAVCEDIAAWLGDLPGWRVVGITESPIKGPEGNVEFLIHGIKDNG from the coding sequence ATGGCGAAAGAACGGGCTGACGTTGCGCTCGTCAACCGCGGCCTCGTCGAAAGCAGGGCGCGGGCGCAGGCGCTGATCATGGCGGGCGTCGTTTTTTCCGGCGAAGTGAAAATCCAGAAAGCCGGCCAGCCGATTGCCGAAGACCAGCCCTTGGAGGTTCGCGGGCGCGACCATGAATGGGTCAGCCGCGGCGGGCTGAAGCTTGAAAAAGGCCTGTCGCATTTCGGTGTCGACCCGACCGGCTGGACCGTGATCGATGTGGGTTCGTCAACCGGCGGCTTTACCGATGTGGCGCTATCGAAGGGCGCTGCCAAGGTTTACGCGGTGGATGTAGGCCGCGGGCAGCTGGCGTGGAAGCTGCGCACCGACGACCGTGTCGTCGTGATGGAACAGACCAACGCCCGTTACCTGACGGACGAGCATATCCCTGAACCTGTTGACATGGTGGTGTGTGACGCCAGCTTCATCAGCCTGAAAACCGTGCTGCCGGCAGCCCTCGGTTTTGTGCGCGAGGGCGGCGCCCTGATAGCACTCATCAAGCCGCAATTCGAGGTCGGCAAGGATAACGTCGGCAAGGGCGGCGTGGTGCGCGACCCGGCCCTGCATCAGGCCGTGTGCGAGGATATCGCCGCGTGGCTTGGCGACCTGCCGGGCTGGCGCGTTGTCGGCATCACCGAGAGCCCGATCAAGGGGCCGGAAGGCAATGTGGAATTCCTGATCCACGGGATCAAAGACAATGGCTGA
- a CDS encoding acyl-CoA dehydrogenase encodes MSDYRAPLEEITFALETVGGLRDWDSLPGFEEAGEDIALAVLEECGKMAGEVIAPTNRTGDIEGAKLTDDGVVTPAAFKAVFDAYREGGWNTLASDPAFGGQGLPATLAIAVTEMITSANMAFSLCPLLTAGAIEAIAAHGSEEIKAKYLPKMVSFEWTGAMNLTEPSAGSDVGALKAKAEKQADGTYLIKGQKIFITWGDHDQAENVVHLVLARLPGAPEGTRGISMFLVPKYMVGEDGSLGARNDVRVVSLEHKLGIHSSPTCVMSFGDNDACIGYIVGEENKGMRNMFTMMNHARIGVGLEGVSVAERAYQHAVAYARDRVQSAAIGAKSRDSVTIIHHPDVRRLLLTSRALTEAARAIIYRNVWALDRAHHSGDVEVRRLAQGEADLLTPISKAWSTDIGVEVSSLALQVFGGMGFIEETGAAQFYRDSRIAPIYEGTNGIQALDLVGRKLNADGGEHWHALIAEMRTFVGGLDRAMAGSKTTLGEGVDALANAAETLFANGFEGIVDTAGAATPYLKLFGTVLGGYLLARQAVAAERRLASGDGNPGFLQAKITTATFFIEQLLPPAIALLGPIKAGATQLMAMDEADFARG; translated from the coding sequence ATGAGCGACTATCGCGCCCCTTTGGAAGAAATCACCTTTGCCCTTGAAACCGTCGGCGGCCTCCGCGACTGGGATAGCCTGCCGGGCTTCGAGGAGGCGGGTGAGGATATCGCCCTCGCCGTGCTTGAGGAATGCGGCAAGATGGCGGGCGAAGTGATCGCCCCCACCAACCGCACCGGCGATATCGAAGGCGCGAAACTGACGGACGACGGCGTCGTCACGCCTGCTGCATTCAAAGCGGTGTTTGATGCCTACCGCGAAGGCGGCTGGAACACGCTGGCAAGCGATCCGGCTTTCGGCGGACAGGGCCTGCCGGCCACACTGGCGATTGCTGTTACCGAAATGATCACGTCGGCCAACATGGCCTTTTCTCTGTGTCCTCTGCTCACCGCCGGTGCCATTGAGGCCATCGCTGCGCACGGCAGCGAAGAGATCAAGGCGAAATATCTGCCGAAGATGGTCTCTTTCGAATGGACCGGCGCCATGAACCTGACCGAGCCCTCGGCGGGGTCGGACGTGGGCGCGCTGAAGGCCAAGGCCGAGAAACAGGCGGATGGCACCTACCTCATCAAGGGCCAGAAGATTTTCATCACCTGGGGTGACCATGACCAGGCCGAGAATGTGGTGCATCTGGTGCTCGCCCGCCTGCCGGGTGCGCCTGAAGGCACGCGCGGCATCAGCATGTTCCTCGTGCCCAAATATATGGTGGGTGAGGATGGCTCGCTGGGGGCGCGCAACGATGTGCGGGTGGTCAGCCTTGAGCATAAGCTCGGTATTCATTCCAGCCCTACCTGCGTGATGTCCTTCGGTGATAACGATGCCTGCATCGGCTATATCGTTGGCGAGGAAAACAAGGGGATGCGCAACATGTTCACGATGATGAACCATGCGCGCATCGGGGTTGGGCTTGAAGGTGTTTCGGTGGCCGAACGTGCCTACCAGCATGCCGTGGCCTACGCGCGGGACCGTGTCCAGTCGGCGGCAATCGGCGCCAAGTCGCGCGACAGTGTGACGATCATCCATCATCCGGACGTGCGCCGGCTGCTGCTTACCTCCCGTGCGCTCACGGAAGCCGCTCGTGCGATCATCTACCGGAACGTCTGGGCGCTGGACCGTGCCCATCATTCCGGGGATGTGGAGGTACGGCGGCTGGCGCAGGGCGAAGCTGACCTCCTGACGCCCATTTCCAAGGCATGGTCCACCGATATCGGCGTCGAGGTTTCGTCGCTTGCCTTGCAGGTGTTCGGTGGCATGGGCTTCATCGAGGAAACGGGGGCCGCGCAATTCTACCGCGACAGCCGGATCGCCCCGATTTACGAAGGCACCAACGGCATTCAGGCGCTTGACCTTGTCGGTCGCAAGCTCAATGCCGATGGCGGCGAGCACTGGCATGCGTTGATCGCCGAAATGCGTACGTTCGTCGGCGGACTGGACCGCGCCATGGCGGGTTCCAAAACCACGCTTGGCGAAGGCGTTGATGCGCTGGCGAACGCGGCCGAAACCCTGTTCGCGAACGGCTTTGAAGGCATTGTCGATACCGCCGGTGCGGCGACCCCGTACCTGAAACTTTTCGGGACCGTGCTTGGCGGGTATCTCCTTGCCCGGCAGGCCGTGGCGGCGGAACGCCGGCTGGCGTCGGGTGACGGCAATCCTGGCTTCCTGCAAGCCAAGATCACCACGGCCACTTTCTTCATCGAGCAGCTTCTGCCGCCCGCCATCGCGCTCCTCGGCCCCATCAAGGCCGGTGCAACGCAACTGATGGCGATGGACGAAGCCGATTTCGCGCGGGGCTGA
- a CDS encoding L-threonylcarbamoyladenylate synthase — MGNTIADIETIDDAGARARAVKILRAGGLVAIPTETVYGLAADATNPAAVAAIYAAKGRPAHNPLISHVASPEMAARYVTVSPAARTLMERFWPGPLTLVLPRREDVPIAAAVTAGLDTLAVRCPALEPTRQLIEALDRPLAAPSANPSGKLSPTTAKDVQAGLGDRIPLILDGGPARVGIESTIVGVEDGALRLLRPGSVVADDLTAATGLAVLDRDDSRITAPGQLVSHYAPNAHVRLNATTKHDGEILIGFGTVKGDFSLSPKGDLEEAARMLFTYLRQADEAGVGTIAVAPIPEAGIGIAINDRLRRAAAPRDSEA, encoded by the coding sequence ATGGGCAACACAATAGCCGATATCGAAACGATTGATGACGCTGGCGCCCGGGCGCGCGCGGTGAAAATCCTGCGTGCCGGTGGTCTTGTCGCGATCCCGACAGAAACCGTTTATGGCCTTGCGGCAGACGCCACCAATCCGGCAGCCGTTGCCGCCATCTATGCCGCCAAGGGGCGTCCCGCGCACAATCCGCTGATCAGCCATGTGGCCTCGCCCGAGATGGCCGCGCGCTATGTGACCGTGTCGCCCGCCGCACGCACCCTGATGGAGCGTTTCTGGCCCGGCCCGCTGACGCTTGTATTGCCACGCCGCGAGGACGTGCCGATTGCAGCCGCCGTTACCGCCGGGCTCGATACCCTCGCCGTACGCTGCCCTGCCCTTGAGCCGACCCGGCAGCTGATCGAAGCGCTCGACCGGCCGCTCGCCGCCCCCAGCGCCAACCCGTCCGGCAAGCTGTCGCCTACGACTGCAAAGGATGTGCAAGCCGGGCTGGGTGACCGCATCCCCCTGATCCTTGATGGCGGCCCGGCGCGCGTGGGGATCGAATCAACGATTGTGGGCGTGGAAGACGGTGCCCTGCGCCTCCTCCGCCCCGGCAGCGTGGTCGCTGACGACCTGACGGCCGCCACCGGCCTTGCTGTGCTTGACCGCGACGACAGCCGCATCACCGCCCCCGGCCAGCTTGTCAGCCATTATGCGCCGAACGCCCATGTCCGCCTGAACGCGACAACGAAACATGACGGCGAAATCCTCATCGGCTTCGGCACCGTGAAGGGTGATTTCTCGCTGAGCCCCAAGGGTGACCTCGAGGAAGCAGCCCGGATGCTCTTCACCTACCTGCGGCAGGCGGATGAAGCGGGCGTCGGCACCATTGCCGTGGCCCCGATCCCCGAAGCAGGTATAGGCATCGCAATCAACGACCGCCTGCGCCGCGCCGCCGCACCGCGCGACAGCGAGGCCTGA
- the rlmD gene encoding 23S rRNA (uracil(1939)-C(5))-methyltransferase RlmD has protein sequence MADDLLTLTIREVGAQGDGIADGPDGLVYIPYAAAGDVLKARITERQKSGAFAEIAEMITPSPARMAPPCQHFTKCGGCQLQFMSGEDYRAWVKNRVASAMGHHGFDPGVVRDPVITPPASRRRVALKARRTVQGVVLGFNERQSHTIVDLKACPVTRAELTILFEPLRHLLGNLLPQGMHAVLHLTLTASGVDLVIEATKELSLADREALVSFADTYDLAAVHWQDGGFLDPVAIRREPVMQLGAARVALPPAAFIQASDEGEAALVAAVKEGVAGAKRVADLFCGIGTFSFPLAESAQVLAVEGAKGALDALSAAATQATGLKQIVTRHRDLYRRPITGAELKGFDAVVFDPPRAGAKEQAAALVASDIPVIVGVSCNPNTFARDARLLVDGGYSLTSVLPVDQFLWSSHVEIVATFRKG, from the coding sequence ATGGCTGACGATCTTCTCACCTTGACGATTCGGGAGGTTGGCGCACAGGGCGACGGGATCGCCGACGGGCCGGACGGCCTTGTCTATATCCCCTATGCCGCTGCCGGTGACGTGCTGAAGGCGCGGATTACCGAACGGCAAAAGTCCGGCGCTTTCGCCGAGATCGCCGAGATGATCACGCCGTCGCCCGCCCGCATGGCGCCGCCATGCCAGCATTTCACCAAATGCGGTGGCTGCCAGCTGCAATTCATGAGCGGCGAGGATTACCGCGCCTGGGTGAAAAACCGGGTGGCCTCCGCCATGGGGCATCACGGCTTCGATCCCGGTGTCGTGCGCGATCCGGTCATCACACCGCCTGCCAGCCGCCGCCGGGTGGCGCTGAAGGCCCGCCGTACCGTGCAGGGTGTGGTGCTGGGCTTCAACGAGCGGCAGAGCCATACGATTGTCGATCTGAAAGCCTGCCCGGTAACGCGGGCCGAGCTGACCATTCTTTTCGAGCCGCTCCGGCATCTGCTCGGCAACCTGCTGCCGCAAGGCATGCACGCCGTGCTGCACCTGACCCTGACGGCAAGCGGGGTCGATCTCGTGATCGAGGCGACGAAGGAACTGAGCCTTGCCGACCGCGAGGCGCTGGTCAGCTTTGCCGATACCTATGATCTTGCCGCCGTTCACTGGCAGGATGGCGGTTTCCTTGATCCCGTTGCGATCCGCCGCGAACCGGTGATGCAGCTGGGTGCGGCACGCGTTGCCTTGCCGCCGGCGGCGTTCATTCAGGCGTCGGACGAAGGCGAGGCAGCCCTTGTGGCGGCTGTGAAAGAAGGTGTGGCTGGTGCGAAGCGCGTGGCCGACCTTTTCTGCGGTATCGGCACCTTCAGCTTCCCGCTCGCTGAAAGCGCGCAGGTGCTGGCGGTGGAAGGGGCCAAGGGGGCGCTTGACGCGCTGTCTGCCGCCGCCACACAGGCAACCGGCCTGAAACAGATTGTCACCCGCCACCGCGACCTTTACCGGCGCCCGATCACAGGGGCGGAGCTCAAGGGCTTCGACGCCGTAGTGTTCGATCCGCCGCGCGCCGGTGCCAAGGAGCAGGCGGCAGCCCTCGTGGCATCCGACATTCCGGTGATTGTCGGGGTTTCGTGCAACCCCAACACCTTCGCGCGGGATGCGCGGCTTTTGGTGGATGGGGGCTACAGCCTGACAAGCGTCCTGCCGGTTGACCAGTTCCTATGGTCGTCCCATGTCGAGATCGTGGCGACTTTCCGCAAGGGCTGA
- a CDS encoding FAD-binding oxidoreductase, producing the protein MTLAPAHIEALIARAGAGGGTTDADTIAPHITEWRDKFMGATPLMLTPKDTESVAAILAYANEHTIRVVPQGGNTGLVGGGIPGLEGREEILLSLKKMDRILSVEPESYLLTAEAGATIASVQAAAAAKDRLFPLSLASEGSCTVGGTISTNAGGVHVIRYGTMRRLVAGVEAVLPAGTIIRDLDGLPKNNTGYDLKQLLIGAEGTLGIVTRATLRLAEPERVRHTLWLAVPSPAAALTALSTLKDVTGGRVSAAEIVSAAGLGLVLAHIPGARDPLSSPSPWYLLIEAATTGEDAALETAIMTWLEARMADGTVTDGTLAQSLTEREALWKLRESLSEAQKHEGASIKHDIAVPVTSVPAFLKDGTALIEARWPGARVIAFGHVGDGNIHFNVSVPKGGDGKVFLKEWEAMNAAVHDLVVSMGGSISAEHGIGTLKRGELGRLKPAAELEAMRAIKRALDPKGILNPGVLIPY; encoded by the coding sequence ATGACGCTCGCCCCCGCCCATATCGAAGCCCTGATCGCCCGCGCCGGTGCGGGCGGCGGTACCACTGACGCCGATACCATCGCCCCGCACATCACCGAATGGCGCGACAAATTCATGGGCGCCACTCCCCTGATGCTGACGCCGAAGGACACCGAAAGCGTCGCGGCGATCCTCGCCTATGCCAACGAACACACCATCAGGGTGGTGCCGCAAGGTGGCAACACGGGGCTTGTCGGCGGCGGTATTCCGGGCCTTGAAGGGCGTGAGGAAATCCTCCTGTCGCTGAAGAAGATGGACCGCATCCTGTCGGTCGAGCCTGAAAGTTATCTGCTGACGGCAGAAGCTGGCGCCACCATCGCCAGCGTGCAGGCCGCAGCCGCCGCGAAGGACAGGCTGTTCCCGCTATCGCTGGCGTCTGAAGGCAGCTGCACGGTCGGTGGCACCATCAGCACCAATGCGGGCGGCGTGCATGTCATCCGCTACGGCACCATGAGGCGGCTGGTGGCGGGGGTTGAAGCCGTGTTGCCCGCCGGCACCATCATCCGCGACCTCGACGGCCTGCCGAAAAACAATACGGGCTATGACCTGAAGCAGCTGCTGATCGGCGCCGAAGGCACGCTTGGCATTGTCACCAGGGCGACCTTGCGCCTCGCGGAGCCCGAACGGGTCCGCCACACGCTGTGGCTTGCAGTGCCCTCGCCTGCTGCCGCGCTCACCGCGCTTTCAACGCTGAAGGATGTAACAGGCGGGCGGGTTTCGGCAGCCGAGATTGTCTCCGCAGCAGGCCTCGGCCTCGTGCTTGCCCATATCCCCGGCGCGCGTGACCCGCTATCCAGCCCCTCGCCCTGGTATCTGCTGATCGAAGCCGCCACAACGGGCGAAGATGCAGCTCTTGAAACCGCAATCATGACGTGGCTTGAAGCCCGGATGGCGGATGGCACCGTCACCGACGGCACCCTCGCCCAGTCACTGACAGAACGGGAAGCCCTCTGGAAACTGCGCGAAAGCCTTTCTGAGGCCCAGAAACATGAAGGCGCCAGCATCAAGCACGATATCGCCGTACCAGTGACGAGCGTGCCCGCTTTTTTAAAGGACGGCACCGCGCTCATCGAAGCCCGCTGGCCCGGCGCCCGCGTCATCGCTTTCGGGCATGTCGGCGACGGCAACATTCATTTCAATGTGTCGGTGCCGAAGGGGGGTGACGGCAAAGTCTTCCTGAAGGAATGGGAAGCGATGAATGCCGCCGTCCACGACCTGGTCGTCTCAATGGGTGGCTCGATCTCGGCCGAGCATGGCATCGGGACCCTGAAGCGCGGAGAGCTTGGCCGACTGAAGCCCGCAGCAGAGCTGGAAGCCATGCGCGCCATCAAACGCGCGCTCGACCCCAAGGGCATCCTCAATCCGGGCGTACTGATCCCCTATTGA
- a CDS encoding exodeoxyribonuclease VII small subunit, with amino-acid sequence MSDTDKTAEIAALSFEEAMAALEQVVARLESGQVSLEDSIDLYTRGTALKAHCEAKLKGAQARIEKITLDENGRAAGTAPFDAD; translated from the coding sequence ATGAGCGACACCGACAAGACAGCCGAGATTGCAGCCCTTTCGTTCGAGGAGGCGATGGCCGCACTTGAACAGGTGGTGGCGCGGCTGGAATCGGGCCAGGTGTCGCTTGAAGACTCGATCGACCTTTACACCCGCGGAACCGCCCTGAAGGCGCACTGCGAAGCCAAGCTGAAGGGCGCGCAGGCCCGGATCGAAAAGATCACGCTCGATGAAAACGGCCGTGCGGCGGGGACAGCCCCGTTCGACGCCGACTGA
- a CDS encoding MBL fold metallo-hydrolase: protein MSTQKNDVESADVADHQKERLETHAGLVYPHGDAVPEGASVIEVAKGVLWARIPLPWSLDHINVYLFDEGDHWALVDTGSNGKRGIAAWEAIEAEVLGDKPLKRIIATHMHPDHLGLAGWLVERHGASFEMTMSEYLMASALWLGGYEPISDWDVEYLFRMGVSRQFEPMIRGAGNDNFKKGVAALPRAYKRLQEGMLITLGGRRWQVVIGRGHSPEHACLYCLDEPLFISGDQVLANITSNVSVYPREPEGNPLALWLTSLDRMKGLPGNPLVLPSHGRVFYGLTARLGELIDSHMGKLDRLMAGMDGSVKAVEILPLLFRRQLTGVDFFMALGEAVAHLNLMVEAGFIKRSFDGRHNRYEVVKPFDPAALNDWMVAEPGVALPPLLVETGA, encoded by the coding sequence GTGAGCACACAGAAGAACGATGTGGAATCGGCGGACGTCGCCGACCACCAGAAAGAACGGCTCGAGACCCACGCCGGGCTCGTTTATCCGCATGGCGACGCGGTGCCGGAAGGCGCCAGTGTGATCGAAGTGGCGAAAGGTGTCCTCTGGGCGCGTATCCCGCTGCCGTGGTCGCTTGATCATATCAATGTCTATCTTTTCGACGAGGGCGACCATTGGGCGCTTGTCGATACCGGATCGAACGGCAAGCGCGGCATTGCGGCGTGGGAAGCGATCGAGGCCGAGGTGCTGGGTGACAAGCCCCTGAAGCGCATTATCGCGACCCATATGCACCCGGATCATCTGGGCCTTGCCGGCTGGCTGGTGGAGCGTCACGGCGCCAGCTTCGAAATGACGATGAGCGAATATCTGATGGCTTCTGCCCTGTGGCTTGGCGGATATGAGCCGATCAGTGATTGGGACGTTGAATATCTGTTCCGCATGGGGGTCAGTCGCCAGTTCGAGCCGATGATCCGCGGCGCGGGTAACGACAATTTCAAAAAGGGCGTGGCAGCCCTGCCGCGCGCCTACAAACGCCTGCAGGAAGGCATGCTGATCACCCTCGGCGGCCGGCGCTGGCAGGTGGTGATCGGCCGTGGCCATTCGCCCGAGCATGCCTGCCTGTACTGCCTTGACGAGCCGCTTTTCATCTCGGGCGATCAGGTGCTCGCCAACATCACCTCGAACGTTTCGGTCTATCCGCGCGAGCCCGAAGGCAACCCGCTTGCCCTGTGGTTGACAAGCCTGGACCGGATGAAGGGCCTGCCGGGCAATCCGCTGGTGCTGCCGTCGCATGGCCGTGTTTTCTATGGCCTCACTGCCCGGCTCGGGGAATTGATCGACAGCCATATGGGCAAGCTCGACCGGCTGATGGCCGGTATGGATGGCAGTGTGAAGGCGGTCGAGATCTTGCCGCTCTTGTTCCGCCGCCAGCTCACGGGTGTGGATTTCTTCATGGCGCTTGGCGAGGCGGTCGCGCACCTCAATCTGATGGTGGAAGCGGGCTTCATCAAACGCTCGTTCGACGGGCGGCATAACCGCTATGAAGTGGTAAAACCCTTCGATCCTGCCGCACTCAATGACTGGATGGTCGCCGAGCCGGGTGTGGCCCTGCCGCCACTCCTTGTCGAAACCGGGGCTTGA
- a CDS encoding polyprenyl synthetase family protein, whose protein sequence is MQAALQEALTATSHAVERVLEPILAVPPGSEARVVEAMRYAVFSGGKRLRPFLVLASANLFDVDRKQALRVAAAIECVHCYSLVHDDLPAMDDDDLRRGKPTLHKAFDEATAILAGDALLTLAFEILASEETHGDPMIRLELIKSLAHASGHQGMVGGQMIDIRAGEGGSMDEAAVCRLQQMKTGALISFSAEAGAIMGHAGKKARHSLQGYARDLGLAFQIADDLLDVEGTPEETGKATGKDADAGKATLVSLMGVERARRQAGLLADQAIAHLAEFDERASLLRAVAHFAINRRT, encoded by the coding sequence ATGCAAGCTGCCTTGCAGGAAGCCCTGACCGCCACCTCGCATGCGGTGGAACGCGTGCTGGAGCCCATTCTCGCTGTTCCGCCGGGGAGCGAGGCGCGGGTCGTGGAAGCCATGCGCTATGCGGTCTTCTCGGGCGGCAAGCGGCTGAGGCCTTTCCTCGTGCTTGCCAGTGCCAATCTCTTTGATGTCGACCGCAAGCAGGCCCTGCGCGTGGCCGCGGCTATCGAATGTGTGCATTGCTACAGCCTTGTGCATGATGACCTGCCGGCGATGGATGATGACGACCTGCGCCGTGGCAAGCCGACGCTTCACAAGGCCTTTGATGAAGCAACAGCAATCCTTGCCGGCGATGCGCTTCTGACGCTTGCCTTTGAAATTCTGGCGTCCGAAGAAACCCACGGCGACCCGATGATCCGGCTGGAGCTTATCAAGTCGCTCGCCCATGCGTCTGGCCATCAGGGCATGGTTGGCGGCCAGATGATCGATATTCGTGCGGGCGAGGGCGGCAGCATGGATGAAGCCGCCGTTTGCCGCCTGCAACAGATGAAAACCGGGGCGCTGATCAGCTTCTCGGCTGAGGCCGGCGCCATCATGGGGCATGCCGGCAAGAAGGCCCGTCACAGCCTGCAGGGCTATGCCCGCGATCTGGGGCTCGCCTTCCAGATTGCCGACGACCTTCTGGACGTGGAAGGCACACCCGAAGAAACCGGCAAGGCAACCGGCAAGGATGCAGATGCGGGCAAGGCCACGCTCGTCAGCCTGATGGGGGTGGAACGTGCGCGGCGGCAGGCCGGGCTGCTGGCCGACCAAGCAATTGCCCACCTTGCGGAATTTGACGAACGCGCCTCGCTTTTGCGTGCCGTTGCACATTTTGCTATAAACCGGCGTACATAG
- the dxs gene encoding 1-deoxy-D-xylulose-5-phosphate synthase, which produces MTVRPETPLLDRINTPKDLRDVKRDDLQRVADELRAEMISAVSVTGGHFGAGLGVVELTVALHYVFNTPEDRLIWDVGHQAYPHKILTGRRDRIRSIRQGGGLSPFTKRSESEYDPFGAGHSSTSISAALGMAVANKLADKPGKAIAVIGDGAMSAGMAYEAMNNAYEAGNRLIVILNDNDMSIAPAVGSMSAYLARILSSRSFLSFREFGKKLIAKLPKPLAVTARRAEEYARGIATGGTLFDELGFYYVGPIDGHNMEHLLPVLENVRDADEGPILVHVVTEKGRGHPFEAAHVEKYHAVPQFDVVTGEQKKSAPKAPSYTNVFAKALIAAAEKDDKIVAITAAMPSGTGLDKFAAQFPDRSFDVGIAEQHAVTFAAGLATEGYKPFCAIYSTFLQRAYDQVVHDAAVQKLPVRFMIDRAGLVGADGPTHAGSFDVGFLTNLPGMVVMAAADEAELVNMVATAATIDDRPSAVRYPRGEGVGVALPEVPEILEIGKGRIVREGSKIAILSLGTRLAEALKAADELEARGLSTTVADARFAKPLDHALIRDLAASHDLLITIEEGSIGGFGAHVMDFLAEEGILDGNLKVRAMKLPDTFQDHDKPETMYADAGLDAAGIVSTVLKAMGRNDLGQSAAEAASA; this is translated from the coding sequence TTGACCGTGCGACCTGAAACACCGCTCCTCGACCGGATCAACACGCCCAAGGATCTTCGCGATGTGAAACGCGATGACCTGCAGCGCGTGGCCGATGAACTCCGGGCCGAGATGATCAGCGCTGTATCGGTTACGGGCGGCCATTTTGGCGCGGGGCTTGGCGTTGTCGAGCTGACCGTGGCCTTGCATTATGTGTTCAACACGCCCGAAGACCGACTGATCTGGGATGTGGGCCATCAGGCCTATCCGCACAAGATCCTGACCGGGCGGCGGGACCGTATCCGGTCAATCCGCCAGGGCGGCGGCCTGTCGCCGTTCACCAAGCGGTCTGAAAGCGAATATGACCCGTTCGGCGCGGGGCACAGCTCCACCTCGATCAGTGCGGCCCTCGGCATGGCGGTCGCCAACAAGCTGGCGGACAAGCCGGGCAAAGCCATTGCGGTGATCGGCGACGGTGCCATGAGCGCGGGCATGGCATACGAAGCCATGAACAATGCCTATGAAGCCGGCAACCGGCTGATCGTGATCCTGAACGACAATGACATGTCGATTGCGCCGGCGGTGGGCTCCATGAGCGCCTATCTCGCCCGTATCCTGTCGTCCCGTTCGTTCCTGTCGTTCCGCGAGTTTGGCAAGAAGCTGATTGCGAAGCTGCCGAAGCCGCTTGCGGTGACAGCACGCCGGGCCGAGGAATATGCGCGTGGCATCGCCACCGGCGGCACGCTTTTCGATGAGCTGGGCTTCTATTATGTCGGCCCTATCGACGGTCATAATATGGAGCATCTGCTGCCGGTTCTGGAAAACGTGCGCGACGCGGATGAAGGCCCGATCCTTGTTCATGTGGTCACCGAAAAGGGCCGGGGTCACCCGTTTGAAGCCGCGCATGTCGAGAAATATCACGCTGTGCCGCAGTTCGATGTGGTGACGGGCGAACAGAAGAAATCCGCGCCCAAGGCGCCGAGTTATACGAATGTGTTTGCCAAGGCGCTGATCGCGGCTGCCGAAAAGGACGACAAGATCGTTGCCATCACGGCAGCGATGCCTTCGGGCACTGGCCTCGACAAATTTGCGGCGCAGTTCCCGGACCGCTCCTTCGATGTCGGGATTGCCGAACAGCATGCCGTGACGTTCGCGGCAGGCCTTGCAACGGAAGGCTACAAGCCTTTCTGCGCCATCTATTCGACCTTCCTGCAGCGCGCCTATGATCAGGTCGTGCATGATGCGGCTGTCCAGAAGCTGCCGGTACGTTTCATGATCGACCGTGCCGGGCTTGTGGGCGCTGACGGCCCCACCCACGCAGGCAGCTTCGACGTTGGCTTCCTGACGAACCTGCCGGGCATGGTGGTGATGGCGGCAGCCGACGAAGCCGAGCTTGTGAATATGGTGGCAACCGCCGCAACTATCGACGACCGCCCCTCGGCCGTGCGCTATCCGCGCGGCGAAGGTGTTGGTGTGGCGCTGCCCGAAGTACCGGAAATCCTCGAGATCGGCAAAGGCCGCATTGTGCGGGAGGGGTCGAAGATTGCGATCCTGTCGCTTGGCACCCGCCTTGCCGAAGCGCTGAAGGCCGCTGACGAGCTTGAAGCGCGCGGCCTTTCCACAACGGTCGCCGACGCCCGCTTTGCCAAGCCGCTTGACCATGCGCTGATCCGCGATCTGGCGGCGAGCCATGACCTCCTGATCACCATCGAGGAAGGCTCCATCGGCGGCTTCGGTGCGCATGTGATGGATTTCCTCGCGGAAGAAGGCATTCTCGACGGCAACCTGAAGGTCCGCGCCATGAAGCTGCCGGACACCTTCCAGGATCATGACAAGCCCGAGACCATGTATGCCGACGCCGGCCTTGATGCCGCCGGTATCGTCTCGACCGTCCTGAAGGCCATGGGGCGCAACGATCTCGGCCAGTCTGCCGCCGAGGCGGCTTCGGCCTGA